The genomic window TTCCAGAATTCAGCTATGTTTTAAATTGTGATGTTCCTGGCCAGCCTCAGAAATTAAGTTATCCAAAAACATTCTTCTAAACGAAAGAGgttagaaatgttttgttctctcttcACTAACTTGTTGATTCATGAGTTTTTAATAAGGGCCATAATTATTATAAACTGTTTGGgactgaaatacagaacagatGCCCTAGCATCTGATTTGTAGGTTGTTCATTTCCTACTATTACACTGATAGGAAAAGTcagtattagaaaaaatatgcatgcaTTCCACATGCACTGCTTCAACTagttgaagaaaataaattaggatCTGGGAGCTAAAACTACCTAGAAATTTATTAATCAGTTTTCTATGAAGCTTAAGAATTCTGAAGTTCTTGCAGCTGTTTTCAGAGGCATCTCAGGAACATAAGCAATGCTGTGCGGGCTCAGACCACTAGCCAACACTGACTTGTAACCTGTCTCACATAGGGATAACAGGAGATGCTAGTTAGAGATCCCTTGCAATCCTGGCCACCTCCATAGTCCCTGCTCCTTGTTTTCTCCCCATATCCACAACTGCTGGATTAGAGATCTTAAAGAGAACATCCCTGAGTATTGCTTGAGACTTCTCATGAAATTGAAAGGCATTTCCATGAAACAATCTTCTGaattaaatgagaaaatgtgtAAAAGGCTCCAATATCTACTGCTTTTTGAACCAAAAGAGAGAGACCATTGCATATAAATTACTGAGTAAAACAGATTCCAAATCTACCTCTTTGAAGGCCTTGTGTCAGACTGCTTCACTTGCAGAACCTAATTGTTCATAACCCTAATGTCTTTTACATGGTTTTGGCTGTACTCAGGTAGGCCCTTAGAATAAGGAGGGAGGTGAGAAGAGCAAGGAGCTGCTTAGACTCTTGCTCTCCCTTTGCATAACTGGTTGCCATTAGCTAACAAAATCATGAGCAAATAGCCACATGCTAGATAGGTAAAGCTCTGTGCTTAGTCAAATCTATCTGCAGAATATGCTGGATTCTTCACTTACATGCATATAATCTTCAGCTTATAGGAGACATAGTTTTTTTGCCcttgtttattgcttttttgcCACAACAGCATACTAACTGAGATGTACATCTGCTGTGCCTACCTCACCTTCTTTACTCTGCCCTTCAAGGCTCTCAGACACAGCAGCACATTCCATTTAACTACCATCAATTAATCTGTTGATCATTTGATGAGGATTATTGAGGACTGACCTAGCAAAGCATGCATTGTCACTATCCCAAGACATGTGCCAACAAAAATCCTTTAACAGGATTGTACACTTTAAGGATGTTATAAATATCTACTCTTCATAATACAGAGTTGTACTCTTACCAGGAACATGCTAGGTACTCATTGCAGCTTTTTTAACTAAGAATAAACAGGTATAAGCAGGctccacagaaaagaaaagatattggGTGTCAAATGAAAACATCAAGCAGCAGGCTGAAGTTCCCTGGTTGTTTTGCACTTCAGATCTATAGAACTTTGATTAATGTACCCAAACTGCAATATAATTGGGTCTTCCTCACTGAAATTCAGGTATTTCAACCTTCCCAGCaatgctgaagaggaaaagtgAAGGACAACTTTAACTTGGTCAAGTCAGAATGGAGGCTACTGATCTCTCCACAGGGCTGTTAACAGTAACAAGCATTCAAACTTCAGCTTGTCCCATTAGAGAGAGAGTTTTTAATAAAGCCCCTCAGCTGGAATTGCCCTCAGCCTGGAAACTGCATCCTCAGTCCCAACGAATTAAAGTGCCAAGGTTCCTTGAAAGCAGTAAGCTGGGAAACCTTGGATCGTGCCTCTTTCTTCTGTACTGATCACTGAAGCATATGTTAAAAAGTGTGCCTGCCATCTTCCTTCCCTGAGGTGTGCTCTTGAGTCTAGTAAGAGCAAAGTTAACTCATAGCCTGGCAGACACAGGACTAAAATGTTTGGCTGTCTTTACAGACATGTCGCTGTCCTGAAGAATGTGCTTTAATTTCACTGCAAGGATCTTTTTGTTAACTCCCTCTACACAACTTCAGGATAAACTATGCAAATATAACCTTTTCCTTACATACAgagaaaatggctttttctaTATATTGAATAACTATTGCATTGAATATCCTAAGTTTGGGGCTGCTGGAAATCTGGAAATGATCTAGTTCTAGCTTTACAGTTAGCATCCACTTAGAATtgaattttttcccttttcctttttcctttttttttttttttttttttttttttttttttttttggctttttcccttcctttctgtaAGTTTCCTTCTAGTTCATAACAGCATCATTTGCTGAAATGCACttacttttcctctctgcagaggAGCCTTTTCAGAAGTTTTCCTAGTGAAACAAAGAAGCACTGGCAAGCTCTTTGCTCTGAAATGCATCAAGAAATCTCCTCTCACTAGGGATAGCAGCTTGGAGAATGAAATAGCAGTATTGAAAAAGTGagtatatatataatttttttaatttaaagtaaaacaaacgTCCTTTCCCAAGACAAGTAGCTCTTGAGACTTACATGAATTGAGGTTAGGAACAAATGATATTTGCTCCTGCTCCCAGGGCACAAAATTGTTTTACGTTAAGAAGTGCAAGagtgagaataaaataaaataaaaataatttatttttcaagaatatATAACTATTATAGTAAATGAATATACTAGTAAAGTTTCTTCTTATTCTCATACTGTATCTGTAACTTCAATACAGCCATACTGCCCCAAATCTGAGAAACTGGATAGATTAAATAGAGCAGTACTCAGGGAAGGGAAAGTTAGAGTTAATGCTTTTTCAGTACTTATAACACATGTgatgcagagaagaaagctgctTAAAGATGAAGAGTCTAGTTCTTTATTGTTGATGCCTGAAGAGAAGACACTACCACACAGGGCAAAGGAGGACAGCCACAAAGTAGCTCAGTGAACTTTCTTTCATGATTAAAGCAAGATGACTATTGGGCTTTCAGCTTGAAAAACACTTTTGTCTCTGTCAGATACATCTGTGACCCatgtttatttctgcagaataaAGCACGAAAACATTGTGACTCTGGAAGATATTTATGAGAGCACAACCCACTTTTACCTGGTCATGCAACTGTAAGTATTAGCAGAGTCACATCTTTCTAGGccacagagaaagaacagtggtAGGACCAAGGTTATGCATCCTAGGTCAGGACCTATGTACAGGAGTTTGTCACATTTAAAAGTTGCGTGCACAAACATTCCTCACTAATGAAGTAAAAGCTACATGGTTTGAACTAACATGGACATTTCTCATACTCTCTCAGCCTGTGTTCACTCTAGCAGTAAATTTCTAAACCCAGATTAGGATCTATTCATGCAAATTAATTCATCCCAGTTTAGCAGGACAGAGACAGAGGCATTTCTAATTAAAGCTATGCCATGCAGGATTTCTGAAACTGAAAGTAGGCAACATGTCAGCTTCAAAGAAAGCACCTTGCAGTGGGCATCAGCTTCAGATAACCTGGCTACTACTGCTAACTTGCAAATTTACCTAAAGGAAGAAGTTACACAAAAATGCACACCAGGCTGTGCATTAGGTTGTGTAACGCAGACTGGTACCAGTTCTGTGCATGTTTCTGAAAGCCCATGGCTCAAACATGCAGGCAGTTGCATCACAACCTTGACCTGAATTCACTAGCTTCACCAGGAATGTTTATTGATGCTCAAAAACTATACTTAAGAGTGCTTGCTGGTGTCTAAGTCTACCAAAGTATGGCAGGCCAAAGTACACCAAAGTATAGGAACAGTTGAGCTGTAGATAGAGTTGTAAAAGGGCTGAAAATTTGGCTTGCCTCAAACATGAAAGCACAATTAGATTTGTTTAAtgttcagtctttttctttctgaactaTCATTTCAACAGGGTATCTGGTGGAGAGTTATTTGACCGAATTTTGGAAAGGGGAGTTTACACTGAAAAAGATGCAAGCGTGGTAATCCACCAGGTCTTGACAGCTGTGAAGTATCTCCACGAAAATGGAATAGTTCACCGAGACTTAAAGGTGAAACGTGTTCCCTTGAAATAACAATGCCTTATAGATTGATGTATCTGCAGACTTTTCTAAAGCACATAGTGTAATCTTACAAACCCTCAAATCAAAGTTTGACTCCTAGCTTTTCACACCAAAAACAGAAGCAGGCACCACATGAAACAGCATAGTGATTCTGTTAGCAGACTGCACCAAGATACTCTTTGCACTGCCCAGCAGGTTACCCTAACTCCTGAACCACCACACATCAGGAATAAGCTCATGCTCCGTCCTATGACCTTCCATTGTTTCATGGAATTTTGTGTTCACAGCCTGAAAATCTTCTTTACCTTACTCCTGAAGAAAACTCCAAAATTATGATCACAGACTTCGGCTTGTCTAAAATGGAACAGAACGGCATCATGTCCACTGCCTGTGGGACTCCAGGATATGTTGGTAAGCCAAGGATCAGGAACAGGTTTTCACTAGTGGTCTGTCCGGAGAAAAGATTACACTTTTACAGTATGCTGCCTAGCAGAAAAGACGGAAATATATAATCACATCAACAGCATGTACTAGTAACAGATGCACCATGTATGTGAACATTGAACAATTACTAAAAGAATTTTAGCACAAGGAGCTTTGTTTAATTTCAGCCAGAAGGCATTAGCTTGATCCACAGATTACTGGTTGAAACCTTAAGATGCAGGCAGAAAGTCTCAGTGGTTGTTTCTATGATAGTAGTACTATGTGTCATGTAGTTGGAGTCTTCTTCTCtacagatattcaaaacctgcctggatgaaATCCTGTACAATGTACTCTAGGcgaccttgcttgagcagggggatctgcatgatctccagaggtccctggcaacctcaaccattctattATTTTGTGCTTCACTTCCAAAAACCCAATGTCCTAAAGTAGATACAAAAAGGACATATTAATCCTATCAGTAAACAGAGGCATGTCAGAGGCCAGGCATACTAGAAATCACCTTTTTCTCCAATATTGAGTCATTTAatattgcttgttttcttgattatgttttgcttttctgcagcccCAGAAGTCCTCACTCAAAAGCCATACAGCAAAGCTGTTGATTGCTGGTCCATTGGAGTCATCACCTATATCCTGTGAGCATCCCACTTATTTTCCCAGGAGTACCCACCTTGTATACAGCTTCACATACCTCTGCAGAGTGAAAGTGTTGATCTGGACCTTCCAGCTTTGTGCTCACAGTAGCAATATATTCTTCCTTTGCACTAATTCACTAGATCATAGAAAGCAAAGGGATTTGGGGAATTAAGTATCAGGGAGGAGATGAAAGGAAACGCATTTTTTCCACTACATGCTTCATcccatgttttgtttttttctgttgtctacAAATACTGCTCAATCTTCCTCAGtactttctgtttcatttcctcCCACACCATGCAGCTAGGTAACAGCTGTGGCTTTgtccttttgctgctgcagttaagtttttaattctttttgcaTTGAGATGTGAGGGACAGATGGAGctacagaggtcccttctgtTCTTCATCCAATCCTGTTGCACAAGTAACCGAATAGAGCTAAAGAAGAGCAAGTGCATACATGGACTGAGGCACTGAAGTACCACTCTCTTCTGGTCTGTTCCAGGCTGTGTGGGTATCCTCCTTTCTATGAAGAGACTGAATCTaaactgtttgaaaagattAAGGAAGGTTACTATGAGTTTGAATCGCCATTTTGGGACGATATCTCTGAGTCAGGTAAAGCTCAGACACTGGAAAACACTTTGCTCTGTCTCACAAATGCAGTGTCTGCAATCCAGAGTCCTCTTAATCACAGATGAGCCCAAGCAGACAACATTGCATAAGAAATGAAGCTGCAACACTCGGCATCTCCCAAGCACCCTTCCCACACACCGGCGGGGATGTGAATAGCAGGAAGTGTTGCACATTTAAATTGAGTTACACTAAGAGAGCGGCAAACCCCCAGCTGTGGAATCCGATTGCAGAGGCTCCCAGCGCCGCCCATGGTGGGGGTGATGATACCAAAGCAGCCTGCCCTGGTAGTTTTGGTTGCACCAACATCTTAGCAGCATTTTTTGAACATCCTCCTcatatacatacaaaaaaatctgGCAGAAGATTTGTTTGGATGTAATAGGAAGCAACACTACCCtccttgcaaagaaaaagattggGAAAGATGTAAGTTCCCTTTAAGCCAAGGTTTAAAGGAAGTAGGATAGGACAAGCCTGCTATGTTTAGATTTTCTTATGCTTTCTATTGGCAGTGAAAAATTCTGCTTAAAATCATGTAACTTAAGCATAAAGTTTGGTGCATCCTCGGATAGATCTCTTTTTCATAAGGAACATTTCACTATAAATATATCCATTTACTGATGTAATAACACAATAGTAGCACGTCCTTCTTGAGGTTGATAGTTGCAGTGTTTGTCTGCTATGTCCTGCTAGAATCATATCTTGgaacaacaagaaaataatcttttctctctgcttctcctcctcctcctctcccgAACAGCCAAGGATTTCATTAGACATTTACTGGAGAAAAATCCAAACACAAGGTTTACGTGTGAAGAAGCCTTGAGGCACCCATGGTGAGAGGAACACAACTCCTGGGAGTTAACGTTGCCAACTAGTGACAAAGGGGATTTACCAGCCTACGCATTTAGATCCACATGCTTAGTTGTAACTGAGAGACTGAGAGGTGTTCTCCTAATCCCCATTAACATCACTATCTGCCTTGGAGTGGCCCTGtgtgtttcttctttgtgtgtgaaaaaaagaaaatgatgaataaTTAAAGTACAATTTGCATAATATTTGCCTCCATAAGCAGAGGCAAAGAAGAAATCCCATTCTGAGCTTTTCCAAGCTTTTAAGTGTGTATTTGTGTtacattttgttgctgtttttcctttgggtTTAATTATTGCTGATTGAATATACAAAGCAGTTAGTTGCTTCTAGAATGTGGAATGCCTTACAACTGCCATCTGCCTATGAgcccattttcttctctcccatctGCAGGATTAATGGAAATACAGCCCTTCACCGTGACATATACCCATCTGTCAGCGCACAGATTCAGAAAAACTTTGCGAAGAGCAAATGGAGGGTAAGTTGTTTGCTGTTGCCTTTTAGCTACAAGCAAGGCTTCGCCTGCATGGGTAAGCACCCAAAAGCTGAGTTCCTCCAAAAGTCACCTGAAAAGCACATACAGTTAGTGTTTATAGTATTCTTAGACCAATATCCCCTGCATAATACATAGTGGTAGATTTACCACAAACATAGCAATATAGTACCCCTGCCAACAAGTAAAGGGTAGAAGGGTAAGCTTTTTACCTTCATAATGTAGGACTGAAATTGCTGCTCCATTAACGGAGCTCTTGGAAGCTTAATCCAGCCCTTCCTTCTTTCAGCCTTGAACATAAACTGGAATTTCCTCTATACCAAGCATTCTTGTAGGAATTTACGTGGAGAGAGAAATTCTTTAGAAGCACTTGTTTCATGGCATTTTAGATACTGTCATTCAAAATTCAGCTCTGATCTCTATTTCACACTATGGGGTAGTTTATAGCTGTTCCCTGTGATTTCCTTATCTAGAAGTGGTTGTGATCTTAAAAAGCATCAGCAGTTTGTAGTCAATGGAAACCTTGGTGTATATGTATGGAATGAGCTTTCTCTATATTGTCCAAACAGACAGACAGTGCTAACCAATACAGCACTATCATCTCTATATGTGAATTATTGCTTAAGAGAAGATGTGCAGTGCCTCCATCCTGTAGTGCTCACACAGCTCAGCTTCACTACATGTTCACCACAggatttttgtcttctttctcaGCAAGCCTTCAATGCTGCAGCTGTTGTGCACCACATGAAGAAACTCCACATGAATGGTCATGCAGTGGGTGAAAACAACCTTCCTGTTATACAAGTCTCTGAAGCATCCAGACCTAACACACCTAACATTGTCAGCTCGGGAATGTCAAATGAAGACAAGACCGTACCATTTCCTCTGGTACCCACATTGGGATGTCAAAACCTTCCCACACACCTGGAACAAGACACAGGAATGATGGAGGGGAAGCTGCAAAAGCACTCCATTAATGGGTCCCTGCCGGGAGACAGCAGTCCAGTTCTGCCAGACCCTCCAAGCTCACCAAACAGAACTTCTTGTGGCTGCAGCTCAGCCTGTGTAGGGCATGAGAGAGCAAAGGCATCCTTTTGCTCTGAGACAGTGCTTCttaaaaaagctgcaaaatccCAGTAGGTATCCAAATTGCTAGCTATAACCACTGACAAAATATATGTGATGAACCTTTCTGCAAATGATTGGCTGACACATTAAGTTGCCAGCCCAGGCGCTGGTATAAAGGGTGAGGAACAGGGATGGAAGCCAACTTTTGGGCTGGGTATATAGCGGCCAGCCAAATGTCTTCTATGCTTCTGTGAACATCAGGGGAGGCACACTGCCCAGGCTACATGGAAAAGCTTGCAGTGAGCCGAGCTAATGGGGCTTCAGCTGCCATATTTGACTGACGTTAGTGCACAAGCCTTCCAGAAACTGAAATTGCCTATGGCCAAAGCTACTGCTGCCAATTACTCAGCTGGCGTTGCCTAACTTGAACCTCCCTTTGCTGCAGTGTTAACTGGCACAACAACTATACTTCATGTTCAGCAGCTGATACTCTTTATattaagaatataattttaatgCACCTGAAGAATGATCATAAttattgctatttctttttttttcccctcttccaaTTCTTCCGTTTTCAAACAGTCCTTTCAACTCAGAAGTTCTTGTTCCAGTGAAAAATGGTAAACACTTTCACTGTGGTACTGGGCAAACTGGAGTTTGTTTGATCATGTGATGGGGAAGTCAGGCACTGGGCTCTCCCATCTTCAAAGGTATGTATACCACAGTCCAGCCACCAGCTGCTTTACATTAAACccattaatgaaaatgaatgaaaaataaaaaggcaagaagagCAAAGTGACTTACAAAAGAAATTGACTTAATACTTTTTTGCAACAATTTCATCAACTGGGACCAGGGCTTTTCACATGTGTCTCAACTGTGGCCATAAGCAGAGGGTGGCCCCTGGGCTGCTTAAGCCCATGGCTGCTCCTGGAGCCTGAACTGCCAGTCCCTTTCTCAGGTTTGGTCCAAGCAGCACAGTTTAAGTTGTTTTCTTACCAGAAGGCATGGAGATGCTTGTCTTCTGGTTGAGcaagaaacagcagagaagtaCAATCGTGAAAGATTCCTCCCTGTCTGACCATAGATCAGATTAATTCTAGACTCATTAAGTTACCATTCTCAGTGCATTATATACGATCAGGAGGAAGTATTACTATTAAGattctgcaagaaaaattaTTCCTCAAAGGTGAATATATGCTTAGTTCTCCACAAAAGCTGGATACAGTGAAGTGAGCCACATGCTACAATCTTTTATCACATTCTCTACTGATGAGATTATATGAACAGAATTGTAATATATAAAGGATTaatagaagagagaaatgcaggTAGGATTTACTACAGACCCCAAATAGGAATTGAAATGATTGGTCATGCAATAACCCTTTAGAGACATGGCATATAAAAGGATCTAAGCTGTTCCTAACCCCTGATGCTTCTGCTtattaaaagaatgttttgaaGGTAGCAGTCTAGTAAAACAAAGTTCAAACCTCGTTTGAAATTCTGTCTCTTGCAGAAACAGAAGGGCTGTTTTACTCTTTTCTGCACTTCAAAGCCAGACATCAATAGTGCAAGCAAGAAGACAGGAAGCTGTGTCCTGCCAGGAGCAGATGGGCAGCAGTTTCTCAGAGAGCGGTGACCGACCAGTGACAAGCTGCACGCTTCTTAGTCCTGGGAATTGATCAATGCAGTGACCTCAAAGTGTTTCTGGATTGTTAACGCTGGGAGATGGCACTTTAGCAAAGGAAAGTCTGAGGCTTCTGCTAGCATTTTCAGTGTATATTGTTCATACAACACTGCTCAATGCtataagcttttgttttctgtatacTGTGTAGTTGTCCAATGCATAATAAGTGCACTGCACAGCATAAATCCTATAAACCAAAGCCATGCAGAGTTTTACTCAGTggcagctctttttttttcttttaatacaatCTGCACTCTATCACTCCTGGGATTTTGTTTACTCCCAACCTTCAGTACCCTGAAGTTCAGTGTCAAACAGCTGCCTAGGCTGTGCAGTCTTCACTTAAACTACAAAAGGAGACAACCTGCTAGCAACTTCCACATGTCTGACAATAATCTCAGCAAGGTCTAAATTCCCTGCTTCCAAGTCTGTAACTGTGCAATAAATACTTGCTTAATAAAGCCgacttttgttttgtaaaatgcttGTTGGTTATTCATAGAAATTTGATGTGGAAATGGTCTATTAACTCCCTTCTAAAGCAATCTCTGTGCATCTGCAGACCTATTCCCTCTAGTATTCTGCTGGCAGAGTGCTACGTGGTAAATAAGCAGATTGTGGcagaaagtcaaagaaaaaatttgaCTCTATCTTTGAATTAGAAGTTGCATTTCTGCTATTTGTGTAAGTATAGGTATGATATATAGATATGATAGAGATAAAATTCTACGTTTCTGTGATCTGGTTCTTTGAATAAAGGAGGAGAGTACTGAATCCAAAGCAAGTTTTAAGGATAAACTGCATgtagataaaatgttttaaagggCCTCATATGAAGGCTTCAATTTGAACAGTGAAATCCAGCTGCAAGAGCTTGAATTGgctaaaataaggaaaaaaaaaattactggttTATAAACTCCTACAGAAATAGCAACTTTCTGgatgttttttatttgcaatgAAGATTGGTTTCTGTCTCCCTTTCCTATAAGAATTAGGTGGCTTCAGCCAGACCAAACGTCATAATTCCGGTTGCTCCTTTGGCTCAGTGTAGCTATTTTCCAAAGACCCAGTAATTCAATTTGCTAATATCAGAGAATTAGGAACATGAAAACTTCatgcagaaaatgtaaataaatacagaagtaactgtctgaagagaaggaagacaATACAACTGTATGGCAAGACAGAGCCTCAACTGTTCGTTCATCAGCAGCTGTCATAGTATGCGACTCGCTTGTTGATCGAATTCCGAATCCTTTCGACCTGCTCTTCCAGGCCCACAAGGCTTGCCGACTTGGAGATTAAAGCTTTGTTacttctctgaatttctgcCTCTAAAgctgaggagagagggaaagaaagggttACAGGAAGATCACAGTTGGAGGAAGACATATCCAGTTACCCTTCCCAGCTTTCAGAGGCCGTTCAGGTTGGACTGAGCCTCCACCTCTGTCGTGGGGCAGATATTGCTCATGCAGGGGCAAAGGGAGGACAGTTAGCACTGCCTTCTCCTTTTGCATTTCCCTCTTACTCCTCAGA from Rhea pennata isolate bPtePen1 chromosome 25, bPtePen1.pri, whole genome shotgun sequence includes these protein-coding regions:
- the CAMK1G gene encoding calcium/calmodulin-dependent protein kinase type 1G, translated to MGRKEEDDSSSWKKQTSNIRKNFIFMEALGSGAFSEVFLVKQRSTGKLFALKCIKKSPLTRDSSLENEIAVLKKIKHENIVTLEDIYESTTHFYLVMQLVSGGELFDRILERGVYTEKDASVVIHQVLTAVKYLHENGIVHRDLKPENLLYLTPEENSKIMITDFGLSKMEQNGIMSTACGTPGYVAPEVLTQKPYSKAVDCWSIGVITYILLCGYPPFYEETESKLFEKIKEGYYEFESPFWDDISESAKDFIRHLLEKNPNTRFTCEEALRHPWINGNTALHRDIYPSVSAQIQKNFAKSKWRQAFNAAAVVHHMKKLHMNGHAVGENNLPVIQVSEASRPNTPNIVSSGMSNEDKTVPFPLVPTLGCQNLPTHLEQDTGMMEGKLQKHSINGSLPGDSSPVLPDPPSSPNRTSCGCSSACVGHERAKASFCSETVLLKKAAKSHPFNSEVLVPVKNGKHFHCGTGQTGVCLIM